Within the Hevea brasiliensis isolate MT/VB/25A 57/8 chromosome 2, ASM3005281v1, whole genome shotgun sequence genome, the region TTGGCCTTAAAAGCTGAGATTGTGTTGACAAAAAGAATTTACCATAACTCCTATCAAAAGTATATGGTGAAGATAATTTGAAAAAGTAAAGAAAGTTGCATAAGTCGAATCAAGCTCAAGTATTGTTAGCATGGAGAAGGTGAGCAATAAAAATCCAATGGGTGGAAGCAATAAAGGTACCATTCTGAATCCTCTCAAAACCAATAATCCATATGCAAAACCTGCTCCTATCAAATGCTATAGATGCAATGAGAAAGGACATAGGTCTAATGAATATCTAAAGAGAAAAGTCATCAACATCATTGATAAACATCATGACGATGATGGTGAAATCCATTGTAATGGATCTGATAGAGAGGATGAAGAGGAAAATTGTGAACAAGATGAATTGGTATGCTTGATAAAGAGATCAATGTTCATACAAAAGATTGAAAACAAGTCATTGAAAGACTTCATAGAATAAAGAGATCATCTTGAATTTGAATTTAATACTTTTATATGTCTTTTGCTATGATGGACGATGAAGAGTTTAAAAAGAGTATTATGGAAAAGAAGAGCATTAAACCATGGAGGTTTCAATGAAGACTGAAATTTTCTCTAACAAAATTTCCCTGGtgtttttattgattttatttgtccAAGTGAATTTAAACATACTAAGGAAAATGCAAAATTGCTCAAATCAATTTTGTTCAAACTAATTTTATTGATACCATTTAAGAAAAAGATATGGTGTGAATCTCCATTGGAAGATCACACCATATCTTTTTCTTAAATGGTATCAATAAAATTtgattcatcaacactttaaaatTTGATGTCGAATTTATCTTAAaatatggaggctccagttatacaagtagagtacattgggttagaggatagaaagaaaagaaggggtagacctaaactgacttggagtagagtagtacaatatgacctagaagcattccacatttccgaggatttaacccaaaatcgtttagagtggagaaagagaatccatataattaatcccaaatttttgagataaaggtttagttgagttgagttgagaggAAAATTGTGTGGAGATAATTCTTCCATTATTGTTTGGTCCAAAAATTAACTCGAGgtcaagtttttttttatttttaaagtgtgGGTAAATAATGCAGTGCtaagttaaaaaatatatatatatatttgaagtaTCACTTAGTTTAGGATTTCTATTATAATTTGGATTCTTTAATTCCTATTTAGTTTTGGTTTgttatttctaatttattttgtactttaaaatattatttctaaTTAGTTTACGTCTTTTTAATTATTTCCCTATTTGATTAGGATTTAGATTCTTTATAAAGCTATGCTTGTTTTATTTTATCTTTAGATTCTGAATAGAATCTTTTGTTTTTTAGGCTCTTATATTACATCTTGTTTATTTTCAAAAGTTTGATTGTATATCTATCTTTTTTCCTGCAATATGCTGCGCCATATTGTGGGAACAACAAACACCCCTTTGTACCAAATGTATGAGGTGTTATTTCAAATGTAACGCATGAAGATTGAAACCTAAAACAGTACTCTAAAACACAACCCCATGATTGAAGAGCAATTTTAAGCAAACATCAATTAATTTATCAGAAGCCTTACCTGAATCCCAGTCAGATTGGGAGTCACTGTCACGATCACTCCTTCCAGAGGAACGACTATCCCACCTTCCATGAATTCCCCGAGTATAATTACTCATATCCCCTCTAGTGGGTGGTGATGAACCATATTCATTACGTCTATAACTTTGGGATGATAAGCTGCCAGAAATCCTGAATCTATCCTGCGAGGCATCTTCAAATTCACTGGTGaagagaaggaaagaagaagacgAAAAAGAAGAAACGAAATGAGATTCAAAGTATGACACATGGAAAATCAATATCAACAAAACCAATACTCCCATCTTCAAATTTGTAGCATTGTTCTCTCTCCACATAGAAGTTAAGGACGTAACCTGCTACTCACCTTAGAAGCGATGGGTCGAATCCACTTGGTAAATTTTTGCAAACATCCAATTCACTCAACGATAGTAGAAACTCTCTTGTATAAGAAAATTTTAACTTCCTGGATCAAtttttcacattcaaaacataaaAAGAAGAAAACCAATATTAGAAAACAAGTTTGATTGAATGTTGAACACTGAAAATTTAAGAATGGAAGTGCATTACTTTTCTGATTCGTGTCTTGCTTCAGCGTGCTGATTCAATCCATGTTGCTCTTcgttttctaaactcattttgcTGATTAATTTTAACAACCAAAAACGATATGATCAGTATGGTTCCTTTGACTACAGAACCCACTAGTCACCACATGTTACCTCGAGTACAAAATCCGGCATCCGCTAAAGCTAAATAATACCCAATATTTCGTGACACCAACCAAATAAATCCGGGCACTCCTATCTCCACCTTCAAAATATGAAATATCTCTGGAAAACACTGTTAGTTATTCTAATACCGCAGAGTAAACTGATCAAATTTAGATGTTTTAGGGCAAGCAATCAGTTAATTACTGCTCAGCTTCAGCCCCTTTAAGACGCCAATCAGATAAGCGGCATGAACTAGCAGCTGATATCCAGCTAAGTCCACCCTCTGATCCAGCTCAAACTACAATAAAACCGCCAGAAATACCAGTTCAATATCCTTAAACTTTCTTGGGAAAATTGCCAAAACGGAAGGCAATCATTGTCACCAAAATTGATGCTGAAAATGCAAGATATGTACAAAGAATCACTACTTTCTTTCAATCAAAAATGGAATCTCGCAGCCCACGCCATATAAAACGCTCGATTATCGACGACTATCAAATTATCGACATCGGAAAGTCCCAAATGAGATCCAATGAAACAAATTCTAGGGTTTTGCTGTAATCTATGAAGCTCAAAAACTAGGGTTTTTTTACGGTACAATAGGAGCTACCTGGATCGGAGAAGCAGAGAGACCGGAAGAGAGGGAGGAGAGACCAAGGAGtgtgaaaatttagggtttaatcTCCATTCTTTAACCTGTTTCTCAGATCGGACAGTCTGTGCATTAGAGAGAGGGATTGAGAGAGCTTCAGGAAAAGACTTGCAGAAATGACGCTATACGCATTCGCATTGCTGtgagaaaaaaaatgataaaaaaccAAAAATGTTTGTTACGTAATCCCACAGCCTTTGTTTATGGCGTTGAACCTACGCACTCTAATTACTCGGGAAGTAACTCAATCAAGGGCCGTCTATCTGCGCACTTCATTGTCGTTGATCTTTATTCACTTTAAAGGCGCGTGGAGAAAGTCCACTCGGGTATTTTTACGACTTCGATGATTCACAAATTAGCCCTCTAAAGAGCAACTCGATCAAAGGCTATATTTTTAGTAAATAAAAAATCTCTGATTTTTTTAACTTGACGAGCGTAGGAAGCCTTGGTTAACagttatataataatattaagaatTGCCCGTGGTTATAAACAAttataatgtatatatatattttttaattttaatatataaaaattaaataatattttaatttttttattaattattttatttttattaattaaatattattttatattttttattaattttttatttcccaaaatttttaatgaaaattttataataaaaatataataatataatgaaaACATTACTTAAACATACCAAATCATTTGAAATTTattcaattatattatttttttattattttaaaaattaaaattttattatatatttaaaaaaataatataagagAATTAAATAAAGAATATTGTATAACAATACCATAcacatatcataaaaaataataccacttgtataaataattttaatatatatatatataactttcaTATATGAAAGTTAAATAAtatcttaaaatttttattaattatttcatattttattttttatatattttatttttattaattgaatattattttttattaataattgaaAATTGGTTCAatcatatcatttttttttcattttaaatgtttaatttttattatatacttAAAAGAATAATATAAAAGAATTAAATGGAGAACATTAATAATGCCATGAATAATACCATGTGGCAATAACACGAAAAGCAATGCCAAaaatctcaatactttctagttatatatatatatatatatatatatttatttatttaatgtaaatatttaatttatagttaataagtttattcttataaaaaaattaagctTATAATAATCATACTCtttcaattcatttattttaattgtaaatttttattttattttctgcatACCAAATTTATGAGATTTTACCATAAATAAACGTTTTACAAATTTTGTTTATAAATCCATACTTAACgtgtttaatttgaataaaatttacttataacatattaaaatttatttaaatgaaataaattccATATTCATCTAATCCAAACACAGTGAAGTCATAATTTCAAGTTTTATTTTGGATTTTAAcggtaaaaatttatatttttaagtgTATGGGAGAGTTGTAAGCATGTTTTTCATTTTTAGGTACAGTTGTTATAagttttattttatgattttgctTTGTCTCTAACTTTTGTTGTCTGCCATGTATTGCCCTTTCTTTGGTTGCTTTggtctttaatttttagtaacgtTGACGTGAGTTTTAAGGGTCCAATCTAATTGTcacgaaaaataaaagaaaaataaagttgatGGCCTTTTGACCAACCATTCCAAtgcttaaataaaaaaatcaagaatATAAAAGGAGAAATATAGATAATAATTCAATGTAAATCTTAGTTAGATATATGCGTACTTTTTCATTGGTTTTTAGGCATTTAGGAAAGCAGTTGTTACCCGTTTCTCAGATTCAATCTTAGTTGACATCCCGCGATTTTCTCCTAAAAATTCAATTTGTCCATTATTTGTCATTACTTTCACTCGACATAAGTTTTACTCTACTTGTTTCCTGAGGAGTAGCATTGCTTCGTTCTCTTGTCATTGGACGATTTGGGCCAAACCGAGCTATTTTTAGCTCTATTTGACCAAGCTCAGTTTGAAATGGTTTGAGTGATCTTTAACTCAATTTTGACTCTAACCGAGCATTAACACTTTGACTGTTAAGTTAGAATTTATTTGACTATTTTAACCTCATTTTACTCGGTAGCATCACTTAACTTTGAATGTCATAATGAAGTTTTAACATTGTCATTGCTTGATTCTTCTAGCATTTTGGGAATAATATCTTGACAAATTAAAGGACTTGAATTAGTGTGTTCTAATTCTAGAAAAATTAGTATGGGTTTCCTTATTGAAATGTTTTGCCTTATCGATGTGTTGATAAACATGAAGGAAAGATTAGGAGAAACGCATAGTGTTCTTCAGCTTGGGCTCGTTGGTGCTATAAATTATGGAGTTTCTTCCATTTTGATTTGAGGTTCTATGGCTCCATTTGTATTGGCTTGTCTTGCTTTCTCTTGCAGCAAGAACTAATGCTTGCTTGAGCTTCATCTCAAACTTTCTAAGTAATTAATAAGTAAAAGAATATCAAACTAGTTCATTGAGCAATTCTCAATAGGGCATAGAAATTGTGATTTTAGAGTCAAGGTCAGTTTACGTGGAAGTATTGAGAATTATGTTATTATTGTCATGTGCTTTTCATGTTTCTGCACCATAATGCAGTTCTGTGTTCTTTATGATATTCACTTTCCAATGAGAGTGTTAATAGTCTGAATATAGCTCCATGGGATGTTTTGCATATGGGTCAATGGGGGTGAATGGGAATTGTGTCCTCAAGTAACAGCTCTTTGCACTGGAAATGCAAAGTACTTTGGTGCAGGCATGAGAATCAATCCAAATGTTGACCCTTGCAGTGGAGAATTTGAGGTGAAGTACTTTCTGTTAATTCACTCAaattacttttaatcttttgttacaGAGCATTATCAGGCATTACTTCGTTTGAGTTGTTCGTTCTAGCAGGTTGTAATTCTTCAGGACTTCAAGTGGTATGACTTTATCCTGAAACTACATAAACTATACAAAGGGACACATCTATCAGTGAAAAATGTATCTTCAAAAAGGCAGGGTCCCTCCTGATGGATACAGTTGTACTTTATGATTATTTATTCCACATTTCTTTTCTAATTTCTATGAGAGCTTTCATAGGAAGCATAACCTGTTCTAATAATACACCCAAGAAATTAATGTATTTTTTCAGAGGCATGTGATCTGGTGTTAAGATTTCCACACATTATCTAATTTTTCTATAATTATGGGTTGAATAGCGAATGTGCTAATTGTTTTTGGGTCCATTATGTttgattttatttctttattgaACGAGCTTTGTTCGCGCTCGATTGTATTTGCTTGTAGATCAATGAACTCTATCGCTCATCATTTAGCGTCAAGCAGCAAAGAAGAATTTGATTAAATTTCGGTCTCTTTATTACATATTTTTGGTTTTTCAAAGAATATTATCATCAAAATTCGAATTtccaatataaaattaaaatttcttgaagtttatgaaatttattttaataatttatgagCAGGAAATTAAATGTATGTTTCTGTACAAGCCCAAGCGTACGATGTAAATGAGCCGATAACAAAGCTAACTCGACAGAGTTTACTGAGATTCAAACAAGCCCAAgccctttttttattttaacaattagctctaattaagagaattaataattcttaaaatgattttaatacttCTCGTTAAAGTTAATTAATCAAATAAGCCCAAGCTTTAATATTGTAGTattgataatttattaattttttaagagataatttattattgttattatcttATGGCCATGCTTTTTCTGGACCTGAGATATTGGAAAGAAACGGTGTGAGTTCAACGtaggtttctctctctctctctctctctcaaattctAAATGGCGAGCTCTTTCTCCTACTCTTCCAGCACTCCCCGTCTAAATTCCCACCATCGAACCATCATTTTCCCGCCAAATTATCATGGGAAAATCAATATAATCTGTTGTAACGGGAAGAATCCATCAGGCAATTCGCCTGCCAGACAAGAATCCGAACCTGAGAATGCCGTTCTGAAGCTAGCTTGGTACGGCTCTGAGCTTCTTGGAATCGCCGCTTCATTTTTCCGTTCACCTTCAACTACTGAAGCTCCCCAAGGGGAACGCACGCTTGGTGCTGACGGGTTAGGAAGCATTGAACGTGCCATGGTTGTGGACGTCATCAAAGAGGATTTCCAAAGATCGTATTTCGTTACAGGTTTTTGGGAATTGCCATTTACATTTCACTACAAATTTTCCTCGTTTTTTCTTTTTATCTGTTGATTTGGGTCTGTGCTTCATCACAAACAGAGTATTGTACGTTTTAGGAGAAACTGGTTCTTATGAGATAAATCCAATTCCAAAATTTCGTGATTTGGGAAGTTTCTGCTCCATGATTAATGTGTTAGGCGACATAATCATTCTTTTCCAATGATTAGGAAATCTCACACTCAATGCATATGAAGAGGATTGTGAATTTGCCGATCCTGCTGGTTCCTTTAGAGGACTTGCACGTTTCAAGAGAAACTGTACAAATTTTGGATTgcttattgaaaagtcaaatatGAAGCTTACCAAGTGGGAAGATTATGAGGTGAGAACATGGAGTTCTAGGCATTATGATCAACAGAACTAAGCACGTTTCACCTCATGGATTTCCTTTTTATATTTGCAGTGTTTTCCCTTAGAGAACtcttgacaccaaaaatttgtttGGTTACCAGGATAAGGGAATTGGACATTGGAGATTTAGCTGTATCATGTCATTTCCTTGGAGGCCTATTCTTTCTGGTATGCTCCATGATCTTACGTTAAACTTATCATAAGAGACAGTTTACAAGTAAATAATGCTACCCTTTTGCTGTAAATAACTGGTATTCCCTTAAAATGTTCCTATATAGTAAGATCAAGAACCTGTGGTTGCATCAAAATCAAAAATGAAATTCTGtagaaaaatataacacaataaaATGGGTTTTACTATGAATGgatttcttctaaaaattttgcTGTCCATAGCTTCAAGATTTCAACAATTTATAGCCATACCATATGATAATGTAAGTCCAGATGCTTAGCTGATTAGACCTGACTCTGTTAAGTTATATTGCAGCTACTGGATATACAGAGTACTATTTTGATGCACAATCTGGAAGAGTATGCAGGTAAACATAATGGGATTGGGACAGACTTTATTCTAtcttttcaatattattatttcaCTCTCAATTTATTTGGCTGCCGAAACATTTCAGGCATGTAGAACACTGGAATGTTCCCAAAATGGCACTTTTAAAGCAGCTTCTGAAACCCAGTCGGGGATTTTGGTTTGGTAAAAGAACCACTTCATGAAGAATAATATACGAACCTTTATCACTAGGAACAATAGGTACGCAATTGATGAGAATTCTACTAAGAATTGTGAAGTTTAGTGAGAATTGGACTAGTTTGAGTGTTAGCTAGTGATAATAACAACTTCCAATCTTGGTGTAATTAATTGGTCGCAAAACATGCTAGAgctaaatccaaaaaaaaaagtcTTAATTCATGGAGACCATAATTGAAACTATTTTTGTTTCCTGTCCATGTTTCATGATATTGCTGAACAGCACTTAAGCATTTGGAgcaatttttcttttgttttttttttttatgctaatttttttcttttttatcgaGCATTCCAATTACGTTCAGAGATGTTTGGGTAGGTGTAGAAATGGTTTTTAGAGATTTGTTTTGTTGAACTTCTTTAAATTTGTTGATGGTTTGTTAAATTTTGCTGGAATTCATTTGTTGATGGTTGATGGTTTTGGCTGGGTTTGTTCGTCTGACTGGGTAGTGAGTGGAGGTATGTAATGAATCAACATTGTCTAATCGGAGAAATTATAGAATATCTTTGCTATTCCATGTAACATTTGACATAGAATGGCAATCTAATAATTATGCACCATATAAGTAATTAtaatcatatttaaaaaaaaaaactgctgattaattattatttattggaACTCGCTACTATATGCTTATTATTTCATAGCCTACTCATGTATACGTGTCAATAATTTTTTGGGTTGTCATTCTATGTAATTTTTTTAACATGGAATGGCAAGGTACTCTATAATTGTTCGTCTAATTGGGACCTTGGATATTCTGTCCAAACCGAAGAATGAACTGCACTAGTCTCTATCGACTACAattcaaaaattggcaattttaggGTAACTTTTATAGTCCATTCTTGAATTTTGTCTTatgttttactttttttttcacttcaatttatttataaaatgagctctaaatttaaattttttttcataaatttttttagtACACGGTTAAAGTTAAAAAATGAAAGtaaaatataagataaaatttaaaaataaattataaaaattacttcaatttcaaaaactaataaaaaaaaagcctCTGGCGTGGGCTATGACAACTGCCTTTATTTTCTTTACTAAATTATTAATCAAGTAATTTTTTAGTCACATTTTTTTATTACAGAAGAAATTTTTTTAAGCATAAGGATAAGAATCTTAtagataaatattatattaactaaattaataaattatataatttaataatttttataacataattttataatatgttttactcataaaaaatgtaaaataattaaatgatcTATCAAAATAAAAATCCAGGACTAGTACTTATCAGTAAGCGTCCTAAAATTCATCAATTCTAGGACCGGCCAAAGGCCGAAGAGAAAGCTGTTACTCTTCGTTAGACTTGTCATTCAGCATtgtaaatttcattaaaatatagcCTCGACTAAGGGATATCAGTTAGCTGGTAATGGATAaagtatttaaaaaatatttatttagatttaaacttgattaatatttttaatataaaatttaattatcattatcataaaaatatttgaatttatttaatattaaatattttaaataataatctatataaaaatttttttattaataatttatattttacaaaattatataattttttgaaatatttaaattttatttttttaatatataatgtgtaaaaaatttataaatatttataaatttataaatatttatatcttttatatttaattaattatttatataaacaaatttaTATACACCtaaaatttaaactcaatatCAACACAATATTATTTTGTAAATTCAAATTCGTTTAAAACATTATCATAATTTAAATCTGTCCTGAGAGTATAAAGATTAGGAGGATTCACGAGAGAAGCTACCTTGGTTCCTCTGCAAGCTCAAGAGGCTATTAGTAAATGGTACATCGTCCACGCGCGCCAGAAGGAATCCATAGGTTCGTTCTAACTCTTTCTTTGGAGCATTTTTACCATGAttggtttctctctctctctctctctctctctctctctctctctctatatatatatatatatatataacactaaAGCTTCCATGAAAATCCATAATCATAGCTATGTTTTAAACCAAATTTCCACCTATTTTAGCTGAAGAAGCTGAAACAGGTAAATAATCCACGACTAGATCCATCAATAATATCTACCAAAAAAGTAAATGGGTCGATCCGTTTTGCACTTTTAGCTTTGAAAACAAAATGAATACGATTGAAAAGTTAAAAAATTTTGGTTTTAATTTAGCCGCCTGGTCCCTAGCGGGAAGAAAAGGCTGAATATTTTtcctaattaataattatattcaaatattttagTTATTGTATAGCTATTTTTAagattgaaaataattattgtcaaatcttaaaattaatttgaaaaagataaattttgttaataaaaagaataaaaagttTAATCAATATATTTTATTGTGATAATAAAATGAACTCAAATAATAGTTTAACACTTAATGTTTGTATTATTTTGTTGATATAGATTTTGAGATTTAGTTATAATTACTCACGACTTTAAAAATTAggatataaaattaaaatgtttaaatataattatcaattaaagaAAATGTTTTGCCCTGCGATTTGtctaatttagttatttttagatcattaatCCAAAAACAAATCAATGTttccatattattattattattattattattattattattaagtggCATCACAATTCAAGTTTGATGCGGTATATTAAATTGAAGGTACAGCATCCTCCTGCATTCAAAATTCAAAGTAGAAAATCGAGTTGAGAATTGTTTAGGTCGGGCAAGATTCTCTTGCTTGTGGCTATTAATGGACAAGAGAAGCAAGGTCTGTGTGACGGGAGCTGCAGGCTACCTTGGTTCTGACCTTGTCAAGAAGCGCTTCGAAAGAGGGTACATCGTTCATATCACAACAAGGAATCAAGGTTCGATGACCCTTCCCTTTCAAGCTTTTCATAAGTTGGTTCCCACAGCATACATGCTTGTCTAGTTTAATGTTCCTGATTTCCGCTAAATTGCAGGTGATACATGTAAGGTAGGGCTCCTCATGGGTCTTCCAAATGCAGAGACCAGACTAAGATTATTTCAAGCTGATATTTATATTAATCCTAATGAGTTCAAATAGACAATTCGAGGGTGTAGAATTGTTGTCCACATGGCTACCCCATTTATTCATGATCCTCAGAGCTCTCTCTTAATTAACCCTATAAAAGAAAAGGATCTTTCTCCTTGAATTTGAGGCTACAGATCCGATTATTTGGTGATGAATAAACCCCTTGTACATTTTAAAGACACGTATCTGAGGCTGCAGTCGCTGGAGTGAAGAACATTATGGAGTCTTGCATTAGATCAGGAACTCTAAAGCGACTCATATACCTGCCTCTGTGGTGGCCTCATTAACTATGAAAGAAGATGGAACAGGATTCAAAGCCTCTATGTACGAATCCTGTTGGACTCctatagacccttattttgtgacgaGTATGTGCATTCAAGTCATGGAAAACCCGACGATGAaaaactgaattattaatttcgtggtatgatcttaaaaaaaaaaaataataataatacgctttttgggaaattaatttaatttaaataaaattttattttatttaaatttaatatgggtagttcttaaatagacctaattgaatttaattaaacgctatgggcctaagaaaacctagttagaaattttaaatatgactcatttaatttattttttgaaaattaaaataagaaaatatatttttctctatccctctcatatacaaactctctctccctcattagccccactctcttcctcactctctaTTTGTGccacccctttccctctcttcctattgattGGAAgacctcatccatatctcagtctcacccaaattctgcaattctagtgtttaagttatctgaactttatcatcctaagactccaaaccctattacacc harbors:
- the LOC110638008 gene encoding uncharacterized protein LOC110638008, with amino-acid sequence MASSFSYSSSTPRLNSHHRTIIFPPNYHGKINIICCNGKNPSGNSPARQESEPENAVLKLAWYGSELLGIAASFFRSPSTTEAPQGERTLGADGLGSIERAMVVDVIKEDFQRSYFVTGNLTLNAYEEDCEFADPAGSFRGLARFKRNCTNFGLLIEKSNMKLTKWEDYEDKGIGHWRFSCIMSFPWRPILSATGYTEYYFDAQSGRVCRHVEHWNVPKMALLKQLLKPSRGFWFGKRTTS